A window of Bactrocera dorsalis isolate Fly_Bdor chromosome 4, ASM2337382v1, whole genome shotgun sequence genomic DNA:
agtgctatagtgtggtgcttcatagccatacaaagattttagttcatcgatgcactcttgtcgtgataatacacgtcgaaagttgagaaaaatgatcgcacgaaaatggtCACGAGTTAatttgatgaattttttaattccctgtaaaaaaaacaattcacgattaaatgacaaaacgttctgagtgatgttatgctaaaaaatgtcaaactttccaatggaaatgtcagattgcacctggcaacacttagtcttgcctagtccagaaatatatatagcaacctagGTATAAACGGGAAGTTTGCCTTCAAACATATTCTTCAAAGAGTGAAGCCTTACTTTTTTATGGAATTCGCTTATTACAAAATTAAGATCTTCCATTTTGTGTAGTCTTAATTTCGCCCAAACATCAAAAGCAATTTCAACTGTGAAATCCAGCGGAGGAACACTTTTATCAATGAGTAGGCTTAGTAAGCAGTTTAGAAGCATCTCGCTAGTTGAACATTTAACGGGTGGTACAAGTAGAGGTGCGTTTGTCAATAGACCACGTTCAgcgcgcagtgaagaaaatatatgggcttttgaaaagttccaagaagatccgatgttttcgagtcaatttttgttcagcgaagAGGCCCATTTATGGCGCAATGGgaacataaacaagaaaaattaccgcatttgggatgaaaggcaacctaaagagattccAGAGCTGCCCCtttatccagaaaaacaacggtttggtgaggtttgtgagccggtgaaatcatcggtatatattatatttcatcaaaaatgatgTGGGTAACCGTCAATGGAGACCGtcatcgcgccatgataaccgactattttatgcctgaaattgaagctcgtgatctcggcgacatttggtttcaacaaaaccgCGCCACTTCTCAtacatcgcattaatcaatggatttattgaaagaatacttcggtgagcagataaattCACGTTTAGGCCGGTcgtttggccaccaagatcaagTGATACCACACCATTAGACTCTTTGCTATGGGAATATCTAAAGTgcaaagtctatgcggacaatcccgcttcaactcaggtcttggagcaaaacatcaaacttctggtgccgaaacgttcagaatgttggaaaagaccttcgatgaaaattgtttatcgcgagcaagtgtttttatgaataaatattgtttaaagaGGATCAAGAATGCGTTTACGATAAagatcaactgatgatcaacacgtcaataaaataaaggaactgcggcttgagaatcgacgattaacagtcaaagatcttactggcatcgttggaatatcggaaagatcagtgaaaaccatttttaaatatcatttgggcataagaaaagtgaaagtacaATGGGCtacaaaatcactaaatttttttcgaaaaacagcatcgcgttaacatctgtgaaataatgttttccaaCTAAcagaatgtcatgaaacgtattactaCTGGCGCTGAGTCTTAGATCTATGCTAGCGACTCGTAAACAGACGATTAAATCGAtcgaatatcgtgacaaagcTGAAGCCTAATTATAACCTATACTGCCCACTGGAGACTACAAGAAGATATGGTAGACTAAAAAATGTCCTTTATATGCCTCTGCGACGGAGACACCAGCTCATTTTATTCTTGAGAGTGACGTGATTGCAATAAGAAAGTATTCCGACCTCTGCATCGACTAATAGAGAACACAAACTCTGTTGTAGAATTTCGAAACTATGAGAAGAACTATATTTGTATCTAGCCCAGTTTGTTTTTTGGGCGCAGAAAAAAGAACTcgtattttattatacatacatacatatattcacgaaatgtgtaagaatttttttcaataattttcttattcCATGCCGTAGTCAATAATCATAATGCTACGCTATCGACGGGTATTAATCAGTCCATGCACGTTGGCGAACAATAGAAATTTTGGAAGCTTATTaatgaatttctttattaatctATGCCAACTTTACGCCGATGTGCGCATATTTTTGCATGCCACGAGCGCCGTTTGATTTGTTTGACTTGGCCAATCGACGTGCTTAACATACgcggtttctaaataaatattcataaatacaatCAAACAAGTAAGGAGTGTTTAAACACGAACGGAACTGATTATTGCATAACATTCAAAGGCGATACTGTTGTTGTAGCGTCAGAAATCTGTCGAGTTGAcagataaaaatccgggtccgttccgattACGTAGACTCAACTGTCGTGGAAACGGCATTCAAAGGGATGCAGTCGCTTGGTTTGTAATTAAGTTGAGGAATCCGTCAATCTGGGCTTCAGGAATAAACGAGtttcttgaatttttgaaaaaataccgtTACATGGAAGGATAACGTGGTTTCATAAAACTTTGAGCCTATACTATATAAATTTGAGGAACCGAAGAATGGGTTATAAGAAGCTATCTTGTTTACCAACGACCAAACTGGTTTGCCAAAAGTTCAAAAAACCTTTACGCAACATGGCTTGGGGGTATAAAAAttctatctatgtatgtatattataagtacgagtatattatataaCTCATGCGGAAAAGTGTGCGTTCTACGGTTATTGTGCTGAATAAGGTGCCAGAGTTGCGTTGTGACACTTTTATATGGATATGCGGAAGCCAATAGGgagtttttcaaatattgatataagtctgtacatacatatatgtgagtaTTTAGACATAACGCGCCAGGAAAATGGCACAGCGTTGATTTCCCTTACCTTTCCGTTTTGTAAAATCTATACGTAATGCTTAAGGAATACAATTTTATGTGGGATGTGATGCTGCATTGCTAAATACTTATTTCTATGTTCATAAAGGGCATGTCTGGGCTAGTGAAGCTCGCCCGGAAATACAAAAATGGATATGATTTAAGAATATACAGATACTATGTTAAGGAATAGCAAGAACGTTCAAAACATACTTCTAcagattgatttaaaaaaaagttttggaatAAATATCCTGTCGGAATGTACCTTTTTCAATAGGTTTTTTTGGACAGATTATGCGTGAGTTGTCTCAAGCTGGCGTGTTTTTGTTCTGTATTGTTTGGTTctttattagataatattcgagCAAATAGACCATCAATACAGCACGCACTGAGGAAGATATAGCAACCGTAGCTGAGGGTGTACacgaagagattcaagagctgccatttaatCCAgtaaaaacaacggtttggtgtgatttgttgatgggtggaatcattggtctatatttcttcaaaaaatatgccgatgagaacgtaacggTGAATGGAGACCGGTATCATGCCATGATGATAATAGacaatttgatgcctgaaattgaagctcgtgatctcggcgacatttgatttcaacaaaacgaagccacttcccacacatcgcgcCAATCAATGGATTCATTGAAAGAATACAATacttcggtgagtagataattACATGTTTTGAGCAAGTCGTTTTGCCACCAAGATCAtctgatatcacaccgttagactttttgctatgggaatatgtaaagtgtaaagtttatgcggacaatcccgcttggAGCGAAACATCAcgagtgtcattcgccagttaccagtcgaaatgctcgaacgaacgagtcatcgaaaattggactgaaCGGAAAAACCATCTGAGACGGAGCCGCGGTCaagatttgaaagagataatcttcaaaaagtaaatcccaaagaatgttctttggaatgtcaataaatattccccattaaattttaaatttctgtattttttcattaaaaaattgggAAACTTGAAATGGATCCCCTTTCTATTTACCGATGCTTCATTAATGAATTAAGAAACAAATAAGTTGATAAATTTGAGAGGGGGATCAtatacttttttgatatttttactatttccgAACTTAATGGTTCGTAcgacataaaatttcaatggtTCCGGtactttaactttatttttaaacaataccCTAAATTAGCAAAGTTATGGGAGATTAtatccgattttttttatattacatagtcatatataataatttggtaGTAAAAAGCTTCGACTTATtattcaaaaaccaaaaaaccagataaatttcaaaaagaaacaaatataaatattatcaaatataattttttgttgcaaaaaaggATCCAACGTAAACAAGGTTTTCAAACCGTGCCTTAATCATTTTAGTCTCCTAATATGGATTTCAATTCAACTGTTGgttgaagttttgaaattcgGTATTACTGATATCAACTCAACTAGTCCAAAAAAAACTAGGATGATGAATTGTCAAACttcaaactttttgttgtattacGGCTTAAAAATCTGTGGCAATGGGGTTGACTAGAGTATCAAAAAGTTTCAACTGCTATCAATTAGTTGTAATTAAACAttatttaggaaaaatattaatagaaaatagAAATCCGAATAAGGCAAGCTTGAAATTGAAGAATTTATCTGCATAAGAAataacgttaacttcggctgcaccgaatcTATAAGACCCTTTACAGGTCTATAAGACATTCTTAATCGTGAtcttgatcggtcagtttgacTTTATACTCGGGGATCGTAATGCTGCCTTTGACAATAGAGCGTCAGAACGCAACTTCAGAAATCCTTAGGCACCTTGTGCTACCGGGGGGTAATCAAATTTAGCCttatcaatataaaaaaatattttttttaccacCCAAGCTTCCCAAAGCCTCTTAAGTTGGCGCATGCCCCATGATGACCCCTATATTATTACTAAGTTCTCTTTTGCCCAGAAGTAGGAGTTATTTGCTCTCTACACCATCAACAGTACGCCAAAGTAAAGCAAATCAAGCTCATATGCTTTTGCATTTACTTCTATTCTCATATGACCGGATACCCGGATGATATTAACCGAGTTACTTATCTGCTGATAATATAGTTATTGCTTGCTTGCAAAACTTAACGCAGTGAAACTTAGAGGTTATTCACTAGAATGTTTATAAACTTTCCCACAATTTTGACCTAAGGATTGAATTATTGTCATTTAGTTTAAAGCTACCTTCTTTGTATGGATTCCTACAGAAGAAGCCGGCTCCTATTGTTTTTAGTGTTTCACCGCTTGATCCATCGGTGGATCAAGTGTACATTTTGACGTTGAAACTGTCGATCACAGTAGCATTGCTCCGCGTAGAAGACGACCTTAAAGCTCTCCTTGTCGAGGAGTAGTAATAATCCATTGATCAAGGTAACCCAAAGCAAGGGGGTAGGGTGTCTACTTGCTGTGTTATACAAAACGTATATGGCTTATCTATTGCTTAGTGCATGACTTAACCTCAGATTTTAATTAATGTCAAAAGAAGCGATAGCCGATATCACTGTAGAAGTGCTAGCTTTGTTGAATGGAATTTtctatattaataaacaaaaaattcattaaaaaaaattaagttttatttcaaataatcgttatattcatatttatacaaatacaatCGTAAAGTAATTCGTATATTTGTAATTGTAGTTTTCTAGAGATTAAATCTTTGTATAGCACATAAATTCTCAGCTCAACTTAGATACCAACTTAAGtactaaatatttgtatgcgtATGTGTATAGCTTAGTGACGGTGTCTGTAGCCGTATGAACCGTATGAGTAACCAGCCGATTGGGCAGCCGTCGTAGTTGCCTCGGGCTCCGATGGGGCTGCAGCTGTGGTGGCAGCAGGCGTGGCGGGCGCAGCTGGAGCGGCTGGTGCGGCGCCACCTTTCACAAAAATGGGTATGCGAATGGTTTTCGTAATATAAGTTGGCTTCGGAAGTGCGGCGCTGGCGCTGCTAACCGTATTCAATACGTTCCTTAACAAACTCTGCTTCAGATTTGTCTTGGCCTGCACCAAACCACCAACCACTTGTGTAACGGTTTGGATCTTAGCAGTCACGGCATTGGTTAGACCCTGAATGAGCGCGTTGGGATCCAAGGCGGGTGCTGCAGGGGCTGCAGAGCTGGCCGGGGCGGCACCAACACCTAAATGCGATGGAGAGAAGAAAGTGAAAGGCGTTAGATTTACATGTAGAAATGTGTACATGAGTAGGCTTCGCTTTTGCTAAACTGCGAATTCGAAAAcggaaattaataattttattattttgggaattttaaaatttttggctttttacaatatttgcaaacataatatttttattaagaatcagaaattttttttacaaaataaaaacctGCAAGATATTGCTGTTTGTTCCTAAATAATGATTAATAAGTTCGAaagattcataattttaatttttttatattttcgatttcccaaaagagttcaaaatttttaatttaaaatttttaatttgaaaaataattactaattttattacttatatttttttattatattatttataattattttatttttttttttaataaaaatattttttattttccaatttatttttttttatatttttagataaaaaaattaaaattttagaaaataaaaaaaatataataaatattccaaaatttttcaactttttaatttttattataatttgaaaaataattattagatCTAATACATATGTTcttttaataatgttttttgcaatgtttgttatattttttattatttttagataacGAAATAATTCGttggaatataataaaaatatttttattagatacaaaaattaaaaaagtaggaaaataattaaaaataaataaatattgcaaaaaaataattttccaacattttattttttattattatttaaaaatttttttaatataattagaaaaaaaaattgaaacgctagaaaataataaaaatatttttttattattaaaatttttattttttttattatttctttatttttttattattaataaataatatttttattattttgtgataaaaaaaatttaaatttttgaaaataataaaaaattgcacaatgatatgtttttcaactatttaatttttattataatttgaaaaatagttagtaattttaatacatatatttttattttaaatactttttttccaatatttacatacatacatatatgttttttattatatttagaaagaaaattaaaatgttagaaaataataaaaatattttttttattattaaaaatattttttaaaactatttttagattaaaaaatttaaaattttggaaaatagcaaagaattgcaaaaatatatgtttttctactttttaatttgtataacaatttgaaaaataattactaattctaatacatacatttttaaatatatgtttttcaatatttatttttttttaatataataaatatatatattttttttattatttttagataaaaattaaaatgttggaaaataataaaaaaatgtattttttatctttttaatttctattataatgtaaaaaaaaataattaattctaatacatatatatgtacatatatttttttaataattttagaaaataataaaaaaatgtactttttatctttttattttctattataattaaaaaaatatattactaattctaatacatagtacatatattttttaatattttctcaaaatatttattatttgtttttattatttttaggtaataaaattaaaattgtggaaaataataaaaatattttatatttgtgtttatatttatattttttttattatttttaaataaaaaattaaatattgcaaaaaaaattgttaaaatttgaaaaataatcacTAAttctaatacatatatttttttaataatttttttttgcaatatttataatttttttttcataattttctaatattttaatttttttattaactggcAAATAGTTCATTATTCATTACTCTCACTttctattaataaaattatttttttttttttcaaaaaaattccataatcAAAATCAGGTAATTCAAAGAACCTGATTTATTAGCATCAATTTTCAATACTTATTTTCAACAATTGAGGTTATatcgaattttaattattttttattatttttcttaaccaAAAACCACTtaaaacttgtttttaataatacacTTCAGAAAAGCTTGAGTATTATGGAAAAATTAGCGCAGATCACGTAACGACGGAAGAAGTATTTCCTGGCATTGTATTTCAAAACACTATGCATTTTCAAAACTATCGCACATAACATAtttaaaaagacattttttatttgttttttttcaatccaAAACATATTCCATACTTTTCGAAACAATGATGAATGCATCATTCTGCTGGAACTGCAAGGTGGCCAAAGCCACGATGgcgacaaaaacaaatttatacattttctataatattCAAAGTAAACACGACGCGgaaaatcgatattttattcgattgaaatttgtttttattttttaaatatttttgctttgtaattatttttgaaatattaacaaATCTGTTGTTGGCTCAACGGCTCTTTGGCGCACTTAAAAGCAACTACACGATTGCTCCCGTCGATTGAAACGAAACTAGTTGTTAACTTTAACAGTAGCTTTTATATGCCCTCGGAGTCCACTCTGATCTCCTACATCGACTTCTATCTAGTATGTAAGCCGCCATACCCAAATCGACGAAACGCGCTCGTCTTCGCTCGTGACGATAGCCACACGCCATTTCGCATAATTCTAGCCATTCGTCGTACTCGGTATTTTATCACAAACACGTACTTATGTTTGGATGTCAGTATATTTGTCTGCGTTGCGTATCAGCCAGTAAGTCactatcatatttgttttaaacGCTGTTTTTTTCCTTAAAGCCACTTATGGTCACTGTAGTCATCAGCCAACATCCCATCTAGATTAATAATGGCCAACAATGATGGTTGTGAAGCACCTTTGCACGCGACTCAAGCGAGCTGCGAGCGGATGGCGACAGCCACAGACACAGTCACAGTCACAGCATTGGCGGCCAGCGCTTTGTCTATTCTGTAATCGTTTTTGCGCCAAGTGCCGCAGAGcaaatttgtatgtaaaacttGTTGCGACGGGCGCTCGACGTTTTTGAAACTGTCAGGCTAGTATTTGAccgtttatgtatgtatgttgacgGTTGATTAGCATAGacgttaaattttttccttgtttcggtttttatttgaattgagAACCGGCTGCAGCTCTGCGAAGCTGAAGTGTGTgtcttttgttttattgatttttatctgagcctaattttataaatttaaatttaacatcATCTCAATGTTGACCTACACCAAATAATGACATTTTTAGCTCACtgaaaaacatagaaatatCACACCTTGTAAAGCTCGCTGCATTTCAAAAATGGCAAGACAGGTGAAGAGttaaaatgattattttgaatattattcacaAAAGTCTAATAGGAGGTCATCCCTCACCTCATCTCTTCAACACACTCGCAAAGGTTCAGCACTTTTGAGGTGATGTGACCGCAGTACAGGGTTCTAGTTCCACCATTCCAAAATGTCAGTTCATTGCCACTTTATGCCCCGGCACTCAGATGAGGTGTATACGGTTGCAAACTGATAGGCTGTTCATGTTCTATGAACCCCAGCATCAGTAGAGATTTTAACTCAAAGGTTAAGATCCCTTTTGACCTCCTGACTACCGCTAAGTATTTACGATAGTTGCGTTGGAAACTTATAGAAAAGAACTCGAAATATGCTCGGAAAGTTTTAGTTTAGTAATACAATGACATCTAATGTTTTCAAGCCATCAGTGTACCGTCGAATTGTGCTGGCACCTCAAGTATATCAAGTATGGAACTCAGCAGTAAGGCTGACTGGAATGCCTTACTGTTGAGTTTAACTTAaaacttctttgtaaagtttATCCTTTTGGTAATGCCGTCTTTTGAAAGGAGCGTCAGTAGCTTTCACCTAAGGcccatatttgttgttttttccatACTCGTGTGTGGCCATGAGTAGCATGCTATGCTTTGCTGTCTGGTTGACTACTACCAGGAGCGGTGTAAGCTTCAGTAATACTTCGAGTGTTGCGGTTTGGTATTTGCACATTGTCCCAATTGCTTTCGATGCCCAAGTAATCGCTTTATAAGTAACACGATCATAGTATACAACCACCTGATGATGCTTGGTTTACAACCCCAAGGATTTACTGTCTATTCCACCGTAAGGTGAAGTGCAATCTGAGGCCTATGTATTTGAACTTAGTTATCATGTCTACCTCTTAGGTTCTGCGCCAAGGGTTAGGGTCTTTAAACCCACCAAGTACCTTCCTTTGGTAAAATAGACAATGGTTGCTTTCGACAGATTAGTATTTAACCCGCATTTGTCTTTTTCCATTATAACAATGTCGCCGGCGTACCTTTGACACCGAATTCCATCGTTTATGAGCATATCGATCATCTCATCTACTACAAAGCACCTAAATAAGGAAGACAGTACTCCGCCGTGAGGTCTCCCTCTTATAGTAGCAATACAAATCTTGCTCTGTCTTACAGTAGTCTCAGCTATCTTAGTGCACAGTGCAGCTTTTAACTATCTGTATACAGGAGCTGGCCCATTCTTCTTCCCCAGTGCACTAATTACACTTTCGTGAGACTTTCGATATCTAGGAAGGCATTTGTTGGCACCTCTCCATTTTCTAGCGAACTTTGGATTTCAGCCGTAAGTTGGTATAGAACAGAGTTCGTAGACCTATATACTGGATGCGATTTTCAGCTCCTTCGATCTTATAtcgttatttataaataattccaCATCTTCTAATATAAAAGAAGTAAAACTGAAGGATTTAGCAAGTGAATAGTCTTTCCTTCCCACCTTAGGTATGAAGGTTACCCTTGCTATTTTTCACGGTTCTGGGATACACGCCATCGCAAGGTAATCTCTCATCAGTCCAAAAAGGCGAGGCAGTAGAATTTGTCCTCCCTGTTGGAGAAGTGCTGAAAACATGCCATCCGCTAATTATGATTTATATTAAGGGAAGAAAGCTAGCGTCTACTTGATTGTGTTTTCATTTAAAGAAGAATCAACGctttttgtgaacattaaaatCTCAACAACCATTATTTCCGCTTTCTCTGATCTGGTTCTGGAACGAGGACAAGTCGACTTGGCCCACACGTCATTCTTGAGAGTGATAACTTTgtagtcgtagataatttcttctatcttggaaccagtattgaTACCAGCAACTGCAGAatcaggtgctactttggactgagtagacaattgaaaaggAAAGGCTTCTCTCGATGaagaaagaccaaactctaaaaGTCCTTATTACTACGGTCCTGCTCTAAAGTGCGGAgccatggacaatgacatcaagatgagtcggccttaggtGGAGTGGTACAaaagttttgaagaaaatttatggtcTTTCGGTCATTGACAACGCCGAGTaacgcagtcgatggaacgatgagctgcgcgagatatacggcgacattgacatagttcaacgactgctaggtcatgttgtccggatctTGGCGCACTGTTGCTAACTTGGTTATAACCACGAAAGCAGTGtttacaccagtaaagaagaagaagacccatttgatatataattttaatacctCATCTTCAACTGCAAGGTTCGCAGATATCTAAGACGAATTGTAGATAATGCTAGACGGTAGCATAGAAGGTGATCCAGCGTCTCTCTCTTCTCTAGTTACTTCTCTACATTTTCTGCATGTATCGTCATTACTTATGTCCATCCGACTCGGATATGATACCCATAGATTGTGCCATGGCATTAGGCCAACAATCGTCTTGTAGTTCTTTCGAGACTGTGTGAGTAAAAAGTATGCGTGTTTTTCTCCGGGGCTTTTGTACAAGATCTCGGCGATCCGGCATGTCCTTAAGgagtttttatacatttatggGAGTATCAAAGTAGTGGTTCTACAGTGTACTTCACTATACCAAACAGAACATTTACTAATAGTTTCTATTACGTTTTATGTTATTTTCGGAGTGAAGCCGTTCTATGGAAAAATCATAAGGATATTACTAGCACCCTCTATCATTATAGCCTTGAAATGTTCCAACATTTTAAAAGTGGCGTCATATGAACGCAAATGTTTCCACATTTCCAACGATTTGAACGGTTTCCTTAAACTAAAATGTCCAATAATACTATATTCTAACAAATTCAATCAAAGCAATGACAGTTGTCGCTATTTCCGacactaacctaacctaactaaacGTGATGTTAACAGTTCCGGGAACACTTACATTTGCTTGCTATGTATCTAGCTGATAGGCTGACATATCTAGCCGATGGGCT
This region includes:
- the LOC105222643 gene encoding uncharacterized protein LOC105222643, translating into MYKFVFVAIVALATLQFQQNDAFIIVSKSVGAAPASSAAPAAPALDPNALIQGLTNAVTAKIQTVTQVVGGLVQAKTNLKQSLLRNVLNTVSSASAALPKPTYITKTIRIPIFVKGGAAPAAPAAPATPAATTAAAPSEPEATTTAAQSAGYSYGSYGYRHRH